The DNA region ATGAATGATACTTTAAAATAAAAGTTAGAACGGAAAAGAATTTCATTTCTCATGTAATTATGTCAAAACTGAAAAATCAAACaaatggagaagaagaaaaaaatcattcaaaaatgttttgatcacattcaaactttttacaatttcacaaaactttactttatTTGGTGACAGTTTGACTAACTGATCCCTTTGTTGGAACGTCTTAGTTTTGCCCTGGCAGCATGAAGATTATGGTCTATATCAGGTTCAACACCATCATCGTCTTGAAATGAAGCATTCTCAGGGTGTTCTTGCACTGATTCCGACTTAGAGGAATGCAATGTGGAGCGGTGGATAGAGGAAGAAGGCGGTGGCGGTGACGGTGAAGTGGGCGGGCGCTTCCGGTCAACCGGTTGTTGCTTGTTCCTCTTGAACAATCCGGATGGCGTGTTTGGTGGTGCTTCACCTGAATGGTTTTTCTCATCTTTTTGCTGCAAAAGATTAATGAATAAATTTAAAACtatgcaagagaaatcaaaattaatatcataatttgaaaaaaattagACATTTTtcacaaaacataaaaaataaaaataaaaatcgatAGTAATTTCATATATTTTTCGAAGACTTGTCCAAACATATACAATCTttttcataattaattattttttctaaaaacaCTTACTAGCGCTATTGTTTGTTTAGCATTCTACACATTTTGTGAAATGCACATCGATAATAGAGGGGCCAAGCTATGAACACGATACGTTGTCTCACTATTAGTAACTACTAAAGGTCGGACCTAATTGGTCCAATTATAGCACCAATTGGATCCAAAGTGTTTGTTATTATTCCATTAATAATATTAGTCTATGAAATTTAcacaaattttaatattcaaGTTAACATGTTAAATCATTTTTGTTTATATATTATAATTGTGGTGTCTTTGACAATTCTCATGTAGCTGCTAACCCTACCAACATAGGTTATCGAAGAACGCCATTCGCTTTAATTTGTGTAAATAGAAAGAAATCACATAGTATTCTATTAAATAAAAAGATACAAAGAGAGTAGAGAATTGGAAGCTCATGATCATATTGCATTGGGATGAGACTATTAAGAAAATTGAGATGCTCTCATACTTTTTAACCATTCCTCCCTTAAGAGGAAGGAAGATTGGTGCTCTTTTATTTTCAGCAAAATGGTCATGATAATACTTTGAGAGACTTTTCTAACTGTATCAAAGGTGGTGCATTACCTCATGACTGGACAGTGTTCCTCTTTTGGACTGAGAAGCTATAAACTCAAGCATCTGTAAGAACTTTGCTTGCCCCAATTCTGTGCAATTTTGCCAGTAATAAATTGCCAAGTCCCATGCCTTGGCTCTCAACTCCAGTAAACTTCTGTCAATATCTTTTTCATACTTTGCTACATATGGCTTCAATAAGGTCTCATAGATGTATGCTGTACCCTTTATTTTTGGATACCATAAGTAGATGAAAAGTGCCAATTTGGCCTCACCATACATAGGTAACCTAAAACAACAATGAAAATAAGTCATTTTCAGTTTGAATACAGATGGAGCTTCATTCAGATATTAGATGAAAGGCCTATAATTTTTTGAATTAAGAGCATACCATGACATGAACACATCTCCAAAGCTCTCAAAGATTCTTAGTGCCGCGACAATAATCCTGTAAAATATCATTAATGTTTGCAACTTATCAAAAATATACAATTTTGGAATGAATAAGATTCTTCCGAGAGAAATGGTAGTTTCTACCTATACTACGATTATGGCCCAGTTAATATGCTTGTCAATTTGGTATATTATCCATCGGTTTAAGTCTTAGTGGACTATTAGTGATAGGTAGCAGATATTTGCTGAAATCCGACTCCGATGTCATAAAAATACTATATGCTTGTCAATCTTTAATTTCTAACTGTCAGAATAAACTATTGGTTACCGTTGGTTGACCTTAAATTCATCAAAATACATGCCCCTTTAAgcatttgaaaataataatttaactTCATTCATTCATTTAAAGAGAACACTtgtaaaaagtaaaatgtgacTACTAAGAGACCAATATTTCTGCGAATTCCTTTTCGTCAAACTTTGCTTCGATATGGTTCAAACTAGGGCCGTTCAAAACCGAATCGAAACCGTTAACCGTTAACCGAATCGAATCGAAggcttattggcttattggtatcggattatcAGAGTAATGGATGGTGAACggattgaaattttataattaatggcTTAACGGTTTGGGAgaggattactcaattttcttatcgggtaaactgttaacccgttaagaatttttatatttatacttttacccctatgtatataaagtacCGTTAAAACCTAAATGgataaatccctaatttctaatTCTCATTAGAACTGTCGTCTGTCTGTAGCTAATGGCATTGGCAGTCGTCTTTGGCTTCTAATCAGGAAAAGCTACTACAACTAACAGAGACAGTTTGAACTATGCATTTGGCCGGTTGGTATTGATTGTTCAAAAATTTTCtatttggtttagccgataaaccgcccgataaccgCCCAATAATTGTCaatccgataccaatccgcccatTGTCTTATTGGATGACTAGcagattactacatttataatccgataaccAATGAGTCGAACCATTAAACGTGATTATCCGCCCGATCCACCCGATAAGCACCCCTAGTTCAAACACCATTCCAATCCAGTCCAAAGAGAAATTAAGAAGAATACAAACCAACTGTGATAAAATAAGATGATTAGAAGAAAGTTGTTTTACCAATATTGGCACCAGAATCTAAGTTCTTCAATCTCCACTTTATTCTTCTCAACAGTTTTAAAACATTCAAAAGCAGGGTATGCATATCCGAGAACCAATCTGCcatccaaaaagaaaatagatcaTCTAAGAACGTAAACAATACACAAAACCCCCCCACCAAAAGAAATAAAGTGTAGTAAAAAGCAAATATCAGAACACAAGGAACCAAAGAATACTGCATAAGattatctttttaaaaaaagtacATACACTAATCCGCTGGTAATGAAGTTTCCCAACATCTTTATctccaaaaattcctaaaacaagATAAATAACCATCAACTACGTATAGACTCAATCCAATAGTTGCAATAATAAACAtgctcaacaaaaaaaaaaccacaattaaacaattaaaacacacaaaaaaggagaggaagaagaagtaaAGTAcgtaaaatagaaaaaagaaaaggacatAAAGAGAGTATAGAATTGAAACCTTTGTTTAAGCAAAACAGAAGAAACCCAAAAGCgcgcaaaatcatcaaataacttCCAATCCCATATAGAAAGGATCAAGTGGTTGAAACCCTTTCAACCATCTGAAAAAACTTACGACGACTttagaagagaaagaaaagaagtaagAGGGAAATCTGAATAAGAAAACAGAAGTATTGGGTATTGGTAAATTACTACTATATGGATTCAGTAATTCAATGATGAAACAAATTAAGAAGATAATGTATCCAAATATACTACAGATGATATAACGGAGAAGAAAAAGAGCCGGATATAAGAAAGAGACTATAGAATATATATACGTGAAAGGAGGAGAAGTTCGTTATATAATTATTCGGAAACGTGCGAGGCAGTCTTATCGAATTTTAAGTTGTGGAATTAGATAAGCTATTGGTCTTTTAATGAGTTAACTTAGTTTACACTAAGTATAATGTATATTGTTAAAACTTCATTCAATAACTATAATCATATAAGGGTGGCGACGGTTTGgaatgggtaaaactttagaagtTAGATGAGAGAGGCATTTAAAAGAaattcttgttctttttcttcggAGTATGTAATGTTATTTTACACGTAATTGGAGGGAAGTTGATTTCTTGGGATTCTACGAACGAGTTCAACGCTGGACAGTTTTATCTTCTGGTAGGGGTGGTTTCGTCATTTTCACGATTTCTCAgttgacctttttttttttttttttttttttgtctttttggagaaaaaatgaaaatagcaaaACACAGACGTGGAGAGAAGTTTCAGAGAAAGAATCATTGGGGAATTTTAGGATTGAGTTGAATATTCttcgtttttattttaatttggacTCAATTTTTGTTTGAATTGGCTACCAAGATGTTTATTTCAGATTGCATtcatgacttcttctttttcaaaaactttctacgttatttttgttaaaatatttaaactggcTGTAGTGAGTATTGCGACACCATACTCagttttttatttaatttgattttttggttatttcattGACCCAAATATAAGCTAGCCACTTTACCTTTAAAAGAAAAcagataaagaaaacaaaaaaaactagTGACTTTGGCTGATTGGGAGCCATTGGGAACTTTATGAAAAGCAtattaaacttttaaaaattattttaccaCTTTGAAGGATTTAATGTTAAAGAACTTTTTCATTTAAGAAGAATACATCTAATAAATTGATATGGATTAAAAATATCAGTCAAGTAAATTGTTCATAGGAATGATAGAGACAAACATGACAGTTATTCTTTAATTAGTTGATCTTTAGGACAAGTAGCCAGTATTATTCATCGAATTTAACTTATACACAATCCAATAAtataactttttaatattattagtgtttttttttaatataaagcTCCCAGTGTATCTGGGCTTTCATTGCTAATAGTAGATGACACATGAGGAGGATGTGGCCTTGCCTCAGTAACAAAATAAGTTATGTGCAGTATTACATGAAGTTACTGACACAGTTACAAATAAGGAAGTAAAGCACacttaactaacataaaaatttGCCTTATTATATCTTATTCTCATACTAGGTAGTTGCCATTTATCTAAGTGGTATGTTCCTTTAGCATCTCTCGGAAGATCTTGAAATGCAAAAAGAATCCTTCCCTCCTGTATAGTATTTGCATGTTTTGCTAGGCCATCTGCCATTTGATTGGCTTCTCTCAAGCAGTGTCTAACTTCTACATTTGCTTGACATAACATCTGTTTAGTTTGTTGAATGATAGCTTTAAGTTTGCAGTTCTCCACAATGTCTTTGATAAGCATATTGGCAATTATTAGAGAGTCAATCTCTAAAATGATATCACGAAATCCCTGTTGAATACACCATTCCAAACCATATTTGGCTGCATGAGCTTCAGCCATATTGTTATTGCTGCATCTTTTAGGGACTGCAAAGGCCATTATCATATTCCCCCTGCAATCTCTGACAATGCCTCGCATACCTGCTAAACCAGAAGAATGAAGGAAGCTCCCATCAGGGTTAAGTTTATCTTTACCTTCAGGGGGTAACTCCCATAGAACAATCAAGATTTTAGGATTAGGTCTGAGCCTTTTGACTAACTCACAGATTTTATGCCAAGGCTGATCCCAATCACAGGTGGGAAATGCCAATTTTAGAGCTGTTCTAAGGATCCAAAAGGTGTTATGGTATACTCTACTATACACAATCTTCTTTTTGTCTCCATATTTATATGAAGTAATTCCTTTCCATACCTCCCAACATATAGCCAAAGGAGTAATATTTAAGATCATTTTATGTACCATGTTAACTGGTGTAGTACCAAACCATCCTTGCAATACCGCTCTAATAGGTCTTTTACGGTGTAAGATACCTAAAGGGCCACCAAAATAATTCCACAACTTAACAACCAGATTACTATCAATAAAAATATGTTGAGGAGTTTCATATTTTGGAGCATTACAACAATGGCATCTGGAAACAACATAGTTCCCAAACTTGTACATTAATTCATCAATAGACAATTTTCTATGTAATACCCTCCATGCTAGAAAGGAGATCTTAAAAGGGATTTTATTATGCCAAACTTTTTGGAACAAAATATCATGAGAGCTATGGTTAATTTCCTTATGATAAACTGATTTGGTGGAGAATTTTCCATCTTCAGATTTAGCCCAAATATGATAATCCTCATGCTCATGTTTCCCTATCGGAACAGTGAGAATATGATTCACCATGGTTACTGGAAGGACTTCTGAGAGCTTGGTCATATTCCAAGTTCCTTGAGTTATGTAATCTGATACTCTTTTCCTATGGGACCTAGCTGGAGAGGGGTGTAATTTTGCAAGTGCACCCTTACCTGTCCAATTATCCCACCAAAAATTAGTATCACCGTTGTTGATATTCCAAAGAATATTTTCCTTAGCTTGATCTTTAACTTCCAAAAGATGTTTCCAGGCATGAGATTGCCTATTTCTCCATGTTTTAGCCACTGGATGTTTGTAAATGCAGTACTTGCTAATGATGAAAGAGCTCCAGAGGTTGTGATTGGTTCTTAGATTCCACCACCTTTTAATAGCAGAAGTGTTACTCACATCTACTAGTCTTCTCATCCCAGTGCCTCCCTCATATTTACTCTTGCATAAATTGTTCCATGAACTCCAGTGATACTTGCTCTTTTCACTATCCAATCCCCGAAAGAATCCTTGCAAAGTGTTTTTCAATGAGATTGAAAGTTCCTTTAGGAGGGCACATGGCTGCAAGGGTATATGTAGGTATAGCCCGGAGAACATGGTTAATTAAGGTCATTCTACCCCCATAGGATAATATCTTTCCTTGCCAGCCACTTAAtcttttaactattttggataCAAATCCATCAAAATAAGCAATTTTCTTTCTCCCAATGTAGATTGGACACCCTAAGTAGTTGAATGGAAAAGCATGATCCATGAAGCCTGTGACCTCTCTCATCCTGTTAATTCTTGAAGGGGAAGTTTTAGGAGATGCTAGGAAGAAACTTTTATCTCTATTCACATGTTGTCCATAGGACCTCTCATACGACTTAATCTGCTTTAAAACCAACTTCACAGACTTACTCTTGCCTCCTGTAAAAATAACAATGTCATCTGTGTAGGCCAGATGATTTATCTGGGGACCTCTCTTACTCATAAAAAAAGGAATAAAGTCAGTGGTGCTATATAATTTGTTCAACAACCTCGATAAAACCTCTGCGCCAATTATAAAGAAAGAAGGTGATAGAGGATCACCCTGCTTGAGCCCTTGGGAAGAGGTAAATAAACCTTTTCTGGCTCCATTAATAACAATTGAATACCAAACATTAGAGATAAGCCTTTTGATGATATCAATGTACCCATCAGAAAAACCAAATTTGTTAAGGACAGAAGTTAAGAATTTTCATGACATCCTATCATAGGCCTTAGCCATGTCCAACTTAATAACCATGTTACCACCTCTGTTTTTCTGAGAAATTTCATATACAATTTCTTGAGCCAGAAGAACATTATGAGTGATTGATCTTCCCTTGACAAAGCCAGATTGGTTTTCAGATATTATTCTTGGCAAGATGGGATTACGTCTTCTTGacataactttgaaaataattttgtGGGAGTAGTTACTTAGGCTAATAGGTCTCAAATCAGAGAAGTTGCTAGGTGCCTCCACCTTCGGGATAAGGGCCAAGCAAGTGTGAGAATAATACTTGGTTAAGTTACCTCTATCAAAAAAGGCTTGCACAAAAGCCACAATATCTTCTTGGATAATATGCTAACATTTTTGGTAAAAAGTACCATTATACCCATCAGAACTAGCTGAACTAGAAGCACACATGTCAAAGACTGCCTCTTTAATTTCCTCAACAGAAGGTCTAGACATTAACTCCCTATTATCTTCATCATCAATACATCTAGGGATATAATCCAATATAGTGGTGTCCAGGTTGGGTTCTGGGAGGTTAAAAAGCTTAGTAAAATGCCTACAAGCAGCCTTAGAGATATTTTCTTCCCCCCTGAATCCATTTGCCTCTGTGATTTTTGATTCTTACCAGCTGAAatcttcttcttatttccttaaTAACACTATGAAAGTACTTGCTATTACTATCTCCTTCTTCGTACCACTTGACTTGAGCTTTTTGCCTAAGGAGAGAGTCCTGCTTGGCCATCCAATTAACATATTCTGCTTTAGCCTTATAGAGCTCCTCCCTGTTTTGCTCGGTATTAGAGATCAACTCAATTTCCTCCAAGGCCTGAATCTTTTTCTCCTATTTTGTGACATTCTGATATACATTACCAATGACATTCTTGGACCAATGGCTCAACTtgttactcaaaagttttaactTCTGATGAAGCCTCCACATAATGTTCCCTTTAAATTGAGTGTTCCAGGTTTCTTGAACCAAATCAAAGAAATCAGGTTGGTCAACCAAAaaatttaagaacttgaagtAACTCTGCTTAGCATCTTGATCTGATTGGGATTTCATGAGCAAAACTCTATGGTCTGAACCCGTTCTCCCTAGATGTCTCACAATATGTTTTTGAAATCTCTGATCCCACTGATCATTATACAAAATCCTATCCAATCTTTTCCATATTCTCTTCCTTGGCCTTCTATTATTACACCAAGTTTTGTTAGAACCCACATATCCTGCATCCATAAGACCACAAGCATTCATACAGGAGATGAAGTCAAAACTTTTATAGGCTCTATGAGGTTTTCCCCCATCTTTTCTTCTGATTCCATTATGATATTAAAATCTCCTCCAACGCACCATGTATTATCAATAGTAGTGCTAAGGTTCTCCAGCCTCTCCCAAAGGTCGTTCCTTTCTGTAGAGTTACACTTGGCATATATAGCAGAGACGAAAACCTTATCTCTACCCATACCATTCTCAAATTTCAGAGTAATTTATTGATCGTTGTTGATAATAGTAGTTGCCATGAGATTAATAGACCAAAAGCACCAAATCTTTCCAATGTCATTGGAAAGGCTGTGCTGAAGGCCAAGGAATCTACTATACCCTTCTATCTTGTTCTTATTCACAAAAGGTTCAAACACTGCAACAAAGTCAACTTTGTTGATATTAATTAGACTTTTCAACCTAtggataacttttttttttgatcTAACACCTCTAATATTCTAAAAAATAGCTTTGATCATGGAAACAGTAAAAGGTGAGTTCATTTAGATCTCCTTCCTTTGGGGGAGGGAGTGATATTTATTCTgactttcttttcactttttCTATTATGGCTTCTACCTCTTTTAACTGGAGACAATCCATCTTTGCCAATCACCTCTTGTAGATGGATTTTTGCTGGATCTATTGGCTTATTCTCCATAGTGACGTCGGGATGGCAAGCCTCTATAAGGTTGTTGGAAATTTCCTCATCATTTTCTTCAGAGTTTTGGATTCCTTGTTTTCTAAGTTGGCCTCCATTTAATTCCACAAAAAGCTGGATTCCTGGTTGTTTCTTGATATCTGAAGCCAAGCTAGAGGATTCCATTATAGATTCTTCCACTCTTTCATTGTTGCTACCTTGAGTTTCCTGAGATCTAGTCACGTCCCTCTTTAGGtatttttcagtgtttgatttCTCCTTGCTTCCAGCCTTTTCTTGAGGTACTTTTTTAGATAAAGGAGTGGAAAAGTGACTCTCATCGGTATTCATATCTTCAttcacctttttcttttctttactatATTTTTGTATACCCTGAAACTCTTCATATAGGCCCACATGATCCTTCTGGATTATGATGTCGCTTCCCATTTTTGTATTCCCTTCCTGATGCTTTCTAGTGACCTTAAAAGTAATCTTAGTCCTCTTCTTTGGagtctttttgatgttttttatCTTTTTGTTCTTAGAGCTGGTCCTTATTTTTATGTTGGTGTCCCCTTCATTACAGTATTGTGCCTCTTTGCTATGTTTTTCCAATTCTTCATTCTCGGCCTTGTTGCTAATAAGGTCATTTCTAATCTCTACAACATCCATCGTCTCCCCTTCAAAGGTTTCCttgtttttattcttcttttttccaGTATTTTTGTGTTGAATTTCAACATTGACTGTGGCAGACTCTTGTCTTATATGTTTCATAGAATTAACCTTCTTGTCTCTCTTGCTAGTTCCTCCTTCTTCCCAAACAGTGTGCATCTCAGATGGCACCTGTGCATTCTTTCCTTGCCTTTCATTTACCCTTGACTtctcttttatttcattttttttctcaacTCTAGGTTTTGCATTGCTATTGTTATCAGTTGTGTGATCAGCCACAAGATTCATATGTTCTGCCCCCTCTTTCACTTCTCCATTATTCTTTTTATGGATATTTCGACATGTTGCTAATGAATGTCCCAGCAATTTATAGTGCCGACAATACTTAGGGACATTTTCATATTCTAATTTTTGAGTGAAACCCTTTAGAGAATTCAATTCCTTCTCTTGTCCCACCCACACTGAATTCAATTTTGGTTTAGAGAGATCAACTTCAACTCTGACCTTAGCCATACTTGGGCGAGTTCTGTAATTAGTAGCTATATCCATAGAGAGAGGGGTTCCAGCCGGAACCAGAATTTGTTTCACATAGTTTCAAGTATGGCAATGAAATGGTAACTCATGGAGTAACACCCATACCGGAACAATAGGGGAGTCTTCCTCCGGTTTGAAATTCGGTGTTCATTTCTGAAGCCACATTTGTTGTCCCTCAATTTCGATGGACCTCTTGCGCCCAACATTTTTACAATCTTCTTCATTGGAGAAATCTATGAATACAGTGCGAAAATCATAGACTCCAATCTTGACATTACCTTTCACTGGAATCTTCTCCGCAA from Nicotiana tabacum cultivar K326 chromosome 24, ASM71507v2, whole genome shotgun sequence includes:
- the LOC107814799 gene encoding putative HVA22-like protein g, with amino-acid sequence MLGNFITSGLVLVLGYAYPAFECFKTVEKNKVEIEELRFWCQYWIIVAALRIFESFGDVFMSWLPMYGEAKLALFIYLWYPKIKGTAYIYETLLKPYVAKYEKDIDRSLLELRAKAWDLAIYYWQNCTELGQAKFLQMLEFIASQSKRGTLSSHEQKDEKNHSGEAPPNTPSGLFKRNKQQPVDRKRPPTSPSPPPPSSSIHRSTLHSSKSESVQEHPENASFQDDDGVEPDIDHNLHAARAKLRRSNKGIS